One genomic region from Streptomyces sp. Li-HN-5-11 encodes:
- a CDS encoding IS5 family transposase produces the protein MQQSCVPMAGQSSAVTWECDCLAHRFGNAADNPMRERRYPTDMTDAEWARVLPLLPVPGWMRGRGGRPEAYCHRAMLDAIRYLVDNGIKWRAMPGDFPPWDRIYAFFRRWRDNALVKEFHDRLRARVREELGRDAQPTAGVIDSQSVKADAVVGGDSRGFDGGKLINGRKRHVVVDTLGLLLGVMVTAADVGDRAAAQVLLGQVAGAHHRLELVWADGGYTGSLVEYCLATFALVLAIVKRSDDRRGFVVLPKRWIVERLFAHLMRSRRLVRDFERRTTSAEAMVYWSMTLLMTRRLARSRLPRG, from the coding sequence GTGCAGCAGTCTTGCGTGCCGATGGCCGGGCAGTCCAGCGCGGTCACCTGGGAGTGTGACTGCCTGGCTCACCGGTTCGGAAACGCCGCCGACAACCCGATGCGTGAGCGGCGGTATCCGACGGACATGACGGACGCGGAGTGGGCCCGGGTCCTGCCGCTGCTGCCGGTGCCGGGCTGGATGCGCGGGAGGGGCGGCCGGCCGGAGGCGTATTGCCACCGGGCCATGCTCGATGCGATCCGGTATCTCGTGGACAACGGGATCAAGTGGCGTGCGATGCCGGGCGACTTCCCGCCGTGGGACCGCATCTACGCATTCTTCCGCCGCTGGCGCGACAACGCCCTGGTCAAGGAGTTCCACGACCGGTTGCGCGCGAGGGTCCGCGAGGAGCTGGGGCGGGACGCGCAGCCGACCGCCGGGGTGATCGACTCGCAGTCCGTCAAGGCGGACGCCGTCGTCGGCGGGGACAGCCGGGGCTTCGACGGCGGCAAGCTCATCAACGGCCGCAAACGGCACGTCGTGGTCGATACGCTCGGCCTGCTGCTGGGCGTGATGGTCACCGCCGCGGATGTCGGCGACCGCGCCGCTGCCCAGGTCCTGCTCGGGCAGGTCGCAGGCGCCCACCACCGCCTCGAACTGGTCTGGGCCGACGGCGGCTACACCGGCAGCCTCGTCGAATACTGCCTGGCCACGTTCGCCCTGGTCCTGGCGATCGTCAAACGCAGCGACGACCGGCGAGGGTTCGTGGTGCTGCCCAAGCGGTGGATCGTCGAGCGCCTCTTCGCCCACCTGATGCGAAGCCGCCGCCTGGTGCGCGACTTCGAGCGGCGCACCACCAGCGCGGAGGCGATGGTCTACTGGTCGATGACCTTGCTCATGACCCGTCGCCTGGCCCGCTCACGCCTGCCGCGAGGGTGA
- a CDS encoding IS256 family transposase, producing MTAPDSLPLHALAEDNLASASPDLLRAMVKTFADALMSAEADALCNAEYGQVSEERVNHRNGYRPREWDTRAGTVELAVPKLRQGSYFPHWLLERRRRAEQALISVVATAYLLGVSTRRVEKLAESLGVTQLSKSQVSAMAKHLDEQVAAFRNRPLDSGPYAFVWVDALTQKVREGGRIINVHALIAVGVNTDGHREILGLDVATAEDGAGWLAFLRSLIARGLSGVQLVISDAHAGLVDAIGAVLPGASWQRCRTHYARNLLSQVPKSAQPWVATLLRTVFEQPDTDAVQAQMRHVLDALEAKFPKAAAHLDTAQHDLLAFTAFPREIWRQIWSNNPQERLNKEIRRRTDVVGIFPDRTAVIRLVGAVLAEQNDEWTEARRYMSRELLAKVRLHPIESETDDTVLPTELTA from the coding sequence ATGACCGCACCCGACAGTCTGCCCTTGCACGCCCTCGCGGAAGACAATCTCGCCTCGGCGAGTCCGGACCTGCTGCGCGCGATGGTCAAGACGTTCGCCGACGCGCTCATGTCGGCGGAAGCCGACGCCCTCTGCAACGCCGAATACGGGCAGGTCAGCGAGGAACGCGTCAACCATCGCAACGGCTACCGCCCGCGCGAGTGGGACACCCGCGCCGGGACCGTCGAGCTCGCCGTTCCCAAGCTGAGACAGGGCAGCTACTTCCCGCACTGGCTGCTGGAACGACGCCGCCGGGCCGAGCAGGCCCTGATCTCGGTGGTCGCCACCGCCTACCTGCTCGGGGTCTCCACCCGCCGAGTTGAGAAGCTCGCCGAGTCCCTCGGCGTCACTCAGCTGTCGAAGTCCCAGGTCAGTGCGATGGCCAAGCACCTGGACGAGCAGGTCGCCGCGTTCCGTAACCGGCCACTGGACTCCGGCCCGTATGCGTTCGTCTGGGTGGACGCGCTCACGCAGAAGGTCCGGGAGGGCGGCCGGATCATCAATGTCCACGCGCTGATCGCGGTCGGCGTCAATACGGACGGGCACCGCGAGATCCTCGGCCTGGACGTCGCCACCGCCGAGGACGGCGCAGGCTGGCTGGCCTTCCTGCGCTCGCTGATCGCCCGCGGCCTGTCCGGCGTCCAGCTCGTCATCTCCGACGCCCATGCCGGCCTCGTCGACGCCATCGGTGCGGTCCTGCCCGGTGCGTCTTGGCAGCGATGCCGCACCCACTACGCCCGCAATCTGCTGAGCCAGGTCCCGAAATCGGCCCAGCCCTGGGTGGCAACCCTGCTGCGGACGGTCTTCGAACAGCCGGACACCGACGCGGTCCAAGCACAGATGCGGCACGTCCTGGACGCGCTCGAGGCCAAGTTCCCCAAGGCAGCAGCCCACTTGGACACAGCCCAGCACGACCTGCTGGCCTTCACGGCCTTCCCACGCGAGATCTGGCGGCAGATCTGGTCGAACAACCCTCAGGAACGACTGAACAAGGAGATCCGCCGCCGCACCGACGTGGTCGGCATCTTCCCCGACCGCACCGCTGTCATCCGGCTCGTCGGCGCGGTCCTGGCCGAGCAGAACGACGAGTGGACCGAAGCCCGCCGCTACATGAGCCGCGAGCTCCTCGCCAAAGTCCGACTCCACCCGATCGAGTCAGAAACCGACGACACCGTCCTGCCCACCGAACTCACCGCATAG